Proteins from a single region of Chitinophagales bacterium:
- a CDS encoding TonB-dependent receptor, whose amino-acid sequence MRTGLFIALLLVGTSLKAQKPLRDTLDGSADDVVVTATRTERKLGNVAVPVTLINAKQIQQSGSLRLYDILQEQTGVFLTAGSGSNAVGGGVFGNGVQLQGLSPDHTMILLDGEPLIGRQGGVMDLSRFAVGNIKKIEIVKGPSSSLYGSEAMGGVINIITEPLLRNQLQAGIRYGSFATSDIYASGNWKTNKAGIYYFVNRNSGNGYELDPATPEKTLDPYYNYTAQFKLSYQFSNRTKLVLNNRYFYGWQDSYYAINDKNINIAGGGRTNDYTINPVLTHQFSDKVKTRISLVGSGFRYVQQLDSLKNGARYYYDSFEQGFWRAENQTDWQLGKHTLTIGGGATYQTVATTRYRERKTQSIFHAFAQDEWRINNQFLLITGLRYDHNTDFQSRLSPKLALQWKPADKWQINASYGAGFKAPDFRQLYLSFVNNAADGYSIYGASEFSIAELQRQMSLGLVAQILPAAYQITTLKPEISNGFNLGVHFTPSNSIHAELNLFRNDVSNLINYLPVATNANSTSVFSYVNVNRAFTQGIESNIKWQLTKHINVQAGYQFLLSGDKAIVEKVNSGAVYGRDYEGGPARLMQRSDYSGLLNRSKHMANLRMFYEDVKGIQASVRAIYRSRWGVIDRDGNGFANRDDEFANAQIQVNATIGKRIAQRWTMQLGVNNLFNQIDARFMPNIPGINYFTSVIYSFKK is encoded by the coding sequence ATGCGTACAGGTTTATTCATAGCACTGCTTCTTGTTGGAACATCGCTGAAGGCGCAAAAGCCTTTGCGCGATACGCTGGATGGGAGTGCAGATGATGTGGTGGTTACAGCAACCAGAACAGAACGCAAATTGGGTAATGTAGCTGTGCCTGTTACACTCATCAATGCCAAACAAATTCAACAGAGTGGTTCACTGCGTTTATATGATATTCTCCAGGAGCAAACTGGTGTGTTTTTGACAGCAGGTAGTGGGAGTAATGCAGTGGGCGGCGGTGTATTTGGTAATGGGGTGCAGTTGCAGGGTTTGTCGCCCGATCATACCATGATTTTATTGGACGGCGAACCTTTGATTGGTCGCCAGGGTGGCGTGATGGATTTATCACGCTTTGCAGTGGGTAATATCAAGAAAATTGAAATCGTCAAAGGGCCATCATCCAGCTTGTATGGTAGCGAAGCTATGGGTGGTGTGATCAATATCATTACTGAGCCTTTGTTGCGTAATCAATTACAGGCAGGTATTCGTTATGGTTCATTTGCTACATCAGATATCTATGCCAGCGGTAACTGGAAAACCAATAAAGCAGGTATCTATTATTTTGTCAACCGCAATAGTGGCAATGGTTACGAATTAGATCCTGCTACGCCTGAGAAAACACTGGACCCATATTACAACTACACGGCGCAATTCAAATTGAGTTATCAGTTTAGCAATCGTACCAAACTTGTGCTGAACAATCGTTACTTCTACGGATGGCAGGATAGTTATTATGCCATCAATGACAAGAACATCAACATTGCAGGCGGTGGCCGAACCAATGATTATACCATCAACCCGGTATTAACACATCAGTTTTCTGATAAAGTAAAAACCCGTATAAGCCTTGTTGGCAGCGGATTTCGCTATGTGCAGCAATTAGACAGTTTGAAGAATGGTGCGCGCTATTACTACGATAGTTTTGAACAAGGTTTTTGGCGTGCAGAAAATCAAACCGACTGGCAATTGGGTAAACACACGCTCACGATTGGTGGAGGTGCTACTTATCAAACAGTTGCCACAACACGTTACCGCGAAAGAAAAACGCAGTCAATCTTTCATGCTTTTGCACAGGATGAATGGCGCATCAATAATCAGTTTTTACTAATCACTGGTTTACGGTATGACCACAATACGGATTTTCAAAGCAGGCTGAGTCCCAAATTGGCTTTGCAGTGGAAGCCTGCGGATAAATGGCAAATCAATGCATCATATGGCGCAGGTTTCAAAGCGCCAGATTTTCGCCAACTCTATTTAAGTTTTGTGAACAATGCAGCTGATGGATACAGTATTTACGGTGCATCCGAATTCTCCATCGCAGAGTTACAAAGGCAAATGAGTTTGGGCTTGGTAGCACAAATCCTGCCTGCTGCATATCAAATCACCACATTGAAGCCGGAGATATCCAATGGATTTAATCTCGGTGTTCACTTTACACCAAGCAATAGCATTCACGCTGAATTGAATCTCTTCAGAAACGATGTGTCCAATCTGATTAACTATCTGCCTGTAGCAACCAATGCTAACAGCACTTCAGTGTTCAGCTATGTCAATGTGAATCGCGCTTTTACACAAGGCATTGAGTCTAACATTAAATGGCAGCTTACCAAACACATCAATGTGCAAGCAGGTTATCAGTTTCTTTTATCTGGCGATAAAGCCATTGTAGAGAAAGTGAATAGTGGTGCTGTGTATGGCAGGGATTACGAAGGCGGTCCTGCCAGATTGATGCAACGCAGCGATTACAGTGGACTGCTGAATCGTAGTAAGCATATGGCAAACCTGCGTATGTTTTATGAGGATGTAAAAGGTATTCAGGCAAGTGTCCGTGCAATTTATCGTAGTCGCTGGGGCGTGATTGACCGTGATGGCAATGGTTTTGCCAACAGAGATGATGAGTTTGCCAATGCACAAATACAAGTGAATGCTACCATCGGAAAGCGGATTGCGCAAAGATGGACCATGCAGCTTGGTGTCAATAATTTATTCAATCAGATTGATGCCCGGTTTATGCCCAATATTCCCGGTATCAATTACTTCACCTCCGTAATCTATTCTTTTAAAAAATAA
- a CDS encoding HmuY family protein, translating to MRSVLMTVFAVAALVSCKKEDKPTPAVVTSVDFLVSGTSVGPHDLFSFETGARVANADSASTKWDFGMRFEKFIVNSNASGPGSAGVQVLNSTFESVLEAPATGYAYDTTAAQLAVKGAQWYIYNSTTRTFAPIAGKTFVFKTARNTYAKMEVLSADPADDNGNPVVPPTRPTKIKYKLRFAHQASGSRTF from the coding sequence ATGAGAAGCGTTTTGATGACCGTGTTTGCAGTTGCTGCTTTGGTTAGTTGTAAGAAGGAAGATAAGCCTACGCCTGCCGTAGTGACTTCTGTAGATTTTCTGGTATCAGGTACATCAGTTGGCCCACATGATCTGTTCAGTTTTGAAACGGGTGCAAGAGTGGCTAATGCAGATTCTGCTTCTACCAAGTGGGATTTCGGTATGCGTTTTGAAAAATTCATTGTGAATAGCAATGCTTCTGGTCCCGGTTCGGCTGGTGTGCAAGTGCTCAATAGCACTTTCGAATCAGTGCTTGAAGCGCCGGCTACTGGCTATGCTTATGATACCACCGCAGCTCAGTTGGCAGTGAAGGGTGCGCAGTGGTATATCTATAACAGCACAACCAGAACTTTTGCGCCAATTGCCGGTAAGACTTTTGTATTCAAAACGGCAAGAAACACTTACGCAAAAATGGAAGTGTTGAGCGCAGATCCTGCTGATGATAATGGTAATCCGGTAGTACCGCCAACCAGACCTACCAAGATCAAATACAAGCTCCGCTTTGCGCATCAGGCCAGTGGCAGCAGAACTTTTTAA